One Helianthus annuus cultivar XRQ/B chromosome 12, HanXRQr2.0-SUNRISE, whole genome shotgun sequence genomic region harbors:
- the LOC110894345 gene encoding probable ran guanine nucleotide release factor: protein MEPFPQRQLFGGAISTTFPLRFEDVSNVREVPDHQEVFVDPARDESLIIELLEMKHDVPDDGSATWFLQDLASEQGAEGNIVTEQSAVFEAQGLGYGNSPSVITTAAAQMAISKGRQGREAQNLVKVYLANLRLKGVQTDVLITAYEPVFISPSSESARSVGAGLTVPAADTGRTPMADVFKQVVATFRINDWNLFGAAAV, encoded by the exons ATGGAACCATTCCCGCAAAGACAATTGTTTGGTGGAGCAATTTCTACTACTTTCCCACTTAGGTTTGAG GATGTGAGCAACGTTCGTGAAGTTCCTGATCACCAG GAGGTGTTTGTGGACCCCGCACGCGATGAGAGCCTGATAATCGAGCTTTTAGAAATGAAGCATGACGTGCCAGACGATGGAAGTGCTACTTGGTTTCTACAAGATCTCGCTAGTGAACAAGGCGCCGAGGGCAACATC gTGACCGAACAGTCAGCGGTATTCGAGGCGCAGGGATTGGGCTACGGAAACTCGCCTTCTGTCATAACAACTGCAGCTGCCCAAATG GCTATCTCCAAGGGACGTCAAGGAAGGGAAGCTCAAAATCTTGTAAAG GTCTATTTGGCAAATTTGCGACTCAAAGGAGTTCAAACAGATGTACTCATCACTGCATATGAGCCTGTTTTCATAAG CCCTTCAAGTGAAAGCGCACGATCAGTTGGCGCTGGTTTAACCGTGCCTGCTGCAGATACGGGACGGACCCCGATGGCTGATGTTTTCAAACAGGTAGTTGCAACATTTAGAATCAATGATTGGAACCTGTTTGGTGCTGCTGCTGTTTGA
- the LOC110894346 gene encoding protein HGH1 homolog isoform X1: MANEMEELINFLSSPSPQVKKAAVDIVRGLTGSEDGLQSLATYSKTVLPSLSRLLAENKEVSEPAAEALVNLSQNSVLAAKMVEMGLIKITMDVLYKQGCEIVGPLVMLLVNLTQLDAGVESLLQVGDEKVQGLYVMKLVRSFCTSSSEKEDDPFGHVGSILVNVSKTKAGRTLLLDPKRGLLKQIIRQFDSTSLLRKQGVSGTIRNCCFEADNQLQNLLLISEFLWPALLLPVAGNKVYNEQDTSKMPLELGSALSIEREPVTDPVIRTQALEAIYLIVLQGAGRRAFWSVNGPRILQLGYEEEEDPKVMRAYEQIGSLLVEGNDTEEGSTQTSS; encoded by the exons atggcgaaTGAAATGGAAGAACTCATTAACTTCCTATCATCTCCTTCTCCACAA GTGAAGAAGGCAGCTGTTGATATTGTTCGTGGATTAACCGGTTCAGAGGATGGCTTACAATCCCTTGCTACTTACTCCAAAACCGTCCTTCCGTCGTTGTCGCGACTGTTAGCTGAAAATAAG GAGGTATCTGAACCAGCAGCAGAAGCTCTTGTAAACCTGTCACAAAACTCTGTTCTGGCAGCAAAGATGGTTGAAATGGGTTTAATTAAAATAACGATGGACGTCTTATACAAACAAGGATGTGAAATCGTCGGACCATTGGTCATGCTTCTTGTAAATCTAACACAACTTGATGCTGGTGTTGAATCATTGCTTCAG GTGGGAGACGAGAAGGTGCAGGGTTTGTATGTCATGAAACTTGTGAGATCGTTTTGTACTTCATCCAGTGAGAAAGAAG ATGATCCATTCGGGCATGTTGGTTCCATACTTGTAAATGTTTCGAAAACCAAAGCGGGGAGAACGCTTCTTTTGGATCCTAAACGTGGGCTCTTGAAACAAATTATCAGGCAGTTTGATTCTACAAGCCTATTGCGGAAGCAAGGG GTATCTGGCACTATTCGTAACTGCTGTTTTGAGGCTGATAATCAGCTACAGAATTTACTTTTGATATCGGAGTTTCTATGGCCAGCTCTACTTCTACCAGTTGCTGGAAACAAG GTGTATAATGAACAAGATACTTCAAAAATGCCTCTTGAACTAGGAAGTGCACTCTCAATCGAGCGTGAACCGGTTACTGATCCCGTAATCCGTACTCAAGCATTGGAAGCTATTTACTTAATCGTATTACAG GGGGCGGGtcgaagggcattttggtcagtAAATGGACCACGGATACTTCAACTCGGGTATGAGGAGGAAGAAGACCCAAAAGTAATGCGTGCTTATGAGCAAATTGGCTCTTTG CTGGTTGAAGGGAATGACACCGAGGAAGGATCCACACAGACATCTTCATAG
- the LOC110894346 gene encoding protein HGH1 homolog isoform X2 → MKWKNSLTSYHLLLHKLVKKAAVDIVRGLTGSEDGLQSLATYSKTVLPSLSRLLAENKEVSEPAAEALVNLSQNSVLAAKMVEMGLIKITMDVLYKQGCEIVGPLVMLLVNLTQLDAGVESLLQVGDEKVQGLYVMKLVRSFCTSSSEKEDDPFGHVGSILVNVSKTKAGRTLLLDPKRGLLKQIIRQFDSTSLLRKQGVSGTIRNCCFEADNQLQNLLLISEFLWPALLLPVAGNKVYNEQDTSKMPLELGSALSIEREPVTDPVIRTQALEAIYLIVLQGAGRRAFWSVNGPRILQLGYEEEEDPKVMRAYEQIGSLLVEGNDTEEGSTQTSS, encoded by the exons aTGAAATGGAAGAACTCATTAACTTCCTATCATCTCCTTCTCCACAAGTTA GTGAAGAAGGCAGCTGTTGATATTGTTCGTGGATTAACCGGTTCAGAGGATGGCTTACAATCCCTTGCTACTTACTCCAAAACCGTCCTTCCGTCGTTGTCGCGACTGTTAGCTGAAAATAAG GAGGTATCTGAACCAGCAGCAGAAGCTCTTGTAAACCTGTCACAAAACTCTGTTCTGGCAGCAAAGATGGTTGAAATGGGTTTAATTAAAATAACGATGGACGTCTTATACAAACAAGGATGTGAAATCGTCGGACCATTGGTCATGCTTCTTGTAAATCTAACACAACTTGATGCTGGTGTTGAATCATTGCTTCAG GTGGGAGACGAGAAGGTGCAGGGTTTGTATGTCATGAAACTTGTGAGATCGTTTTGTACTTCATCCAGTGAGAAAGAAG ATGATCCATTCGGGCATGTTGGTTCCATACTTGTAAATGTTTCGAAAACCAAAGCGGGGAGAACGCTTCTTTTGGATCCTAAACGTGGGCTCTTGAAACAAATTATCAGGCAGTTTGATTCTACAAGCCTATTGCGGAAGCAAGGG GTATCTGGCACTATTCGTAACTGCTGTTTTGAGGCTGATAATCAGCTACAGAATTTACTTTTGATATCGGAGTTTCTATGGCCAGCTCTACTTCTACCAGTTGCTGGAAACAAG GTGTATAATGAACAAGATACTTCAAAAATGCCTCTTGAACTAGGAAGTGCACTCTCAATCGAGCGTGAACCGGTTACTGATCCCGTAATCCGTACTCAAGCATTGGAAGCTATTTACTTAATCGTATTACAG GGGGCGGGtcgaagggcattttggtcagtAAATGGACCACGGATACTTCAACTCGGGTATGAGGAGGAAGAAGACCCAAAAGTAATGCGTGCTTATGAGCAAATTGGCTCTTTG CTGGTTGAAGGGAATGACACCGAGGAAGGATCCACACAGACATCTTCATAG
- the LOC110894347 gene encoding origin of replication complex subunit 6 — protein sequence MDLSEYARKIGLSESKQVVRKAAELRRVSDLQFDSSSAGIGEICKSIICLEIAANMMQVIFDRQTAIRLSGMSEKAYIRSFNVMQNGIGIKNKLDIRELAIQFGCVRLIPLVQKGLSLYKERFIASLPPSRRASADFTRPVFTATGFYLCAKKHKLKVDKNKLIELSGTSEDEFSSVSTSMKDLCHDVFGVSKEKKDPKSVKVNRDLLDALPEKRQAEDGGYSSDEGKDLSAYKKRKLEENHKYEEWKSTVVESNKQSKDKVAVKKTKQAQLKFLKRDPGTEVGV from the exons ATGGATCTGTCAGAGTACGCACGGAAGATAGGCCTTTCTGAATCGAAACAAGTCGTCCGTAAAGCCGCTGAGCTCCGTCGAGTTTCCGATCTTCAATTCGATTCATCCAGTGCTGGAATC GGAGAGATTTGTAAATCTATCATCTGCCTAGAGATTGCTGCTAATAT GATGCAAGTGATATTTGATCGCCAGACTGCGATAAGGTTGAGTGGAATGTCCGAGAAGGCTTACATTAGATCTTTTAACGTGATGCAGAATGGAATCGGTATCAA GAATAAGCTTGACATTAGGGAATTGGCTATTCAATTTGGATGTGTTAGGCTTATTCCTCTTGTTCAGAAAGGATTATCACT ATACAAAGAGCGGTTTATTGCATCATTACCTCCTTCACGTCGAGCGAGTGCTGACTTCACACGGCCTGTATTTACCGCCACAGGGTTTTACTTGTGTGCCAAAAAGCATAAG CTCAAGGTTGACAAGAATAAGTTGATTGAACTATCTGGCACATCCGAAGATGAATTTTCAAGT GTATCTACCTCCATGAAGGACCTTTGTCATGATGTTTTTGGGGTGTCAAAGGAAAAGAAAGATCCAAAATCTGTGAAAGTGAACAGAG ACTTGTTAGATGCCTTACCTGAGAAAAGGCAAGCTGAGGATGGTGGTTATTCATCTGATGAAGGCAAAGAT CTTTCAGCCTACAAGAAACGTAAGCTTGAGGAGAACCACAAATACGAGGAATGGAAATCTACTGTAGTAGAATCTAATAAGCAAAGCAAAGATAAAG TTGCTGTTAAAAAAACCAAACAGGCACAACTCAAGTTTTTGAAGAGAGATCCAGGAACTGAAGTTGGAGTGTAA